From Mytilus galloprovincialis chromosome 9, xbMytGall1.hap1.1, whole genome shotgun sequence, the proteins below share one genomic window:
- the LOC143046440 gene encoding uncharacterized protein LOC143046440, giving the protein NLKELPSHGLFEELKQLIPHTSNTHVTQVAYDSRLAIAHAIADQDDNGDNFLRQAMSSSVFIGHCVELINMLYIFVFNLICVYEKNPTAQMLEKILKIAEYSLHCLQEEKDCVYNSCCIVLPKHVQKASDLLTEVDKIWNGIETRRQMFYFVAQAKIEELENPPEEIDQALEYIDMATEIARKGNFGESKFINEYAESLRIIQSKYSRDDSNDEVHGKILVRSAVEHEEKSDEHPNNNTVTKRVCGDKRNTQEQYVLKTSATQKLLIGEVDITLEQEQLVLRPYLEQLNPHTRLKHILRDEESESPSIMDIPYHTTQDNSLLNNTAINLHLNGVLCHGLVAERFESLMNSKDLDTFYTETDFSSVINLHRPII; this is encoded by the exons aatcttAAAGAACTACCATCTCATGGACTTTTCGAAGAGCTGAAACAGTTGATACCGCATACCTCTAATACTCACGTGACGCAAGTTGCTTACGATTCACGATTAGCTATTGCCCATGCCATTGCAGATCAAGATGACAATGGCGACAATTTCCTTCGACAAGCAATGTCGTCGTCTGTATTTATTGGACACTGCGTAGAATTAATAAACATGCTATATATCTTTGTATTCAATTTGATATGTGTGTATGAGAAAAATCCAACAGCTCAAATGCtagaaaagatattaaaaatagcCGAATACAGTTTGCACTGCCTGCAGGAAGAAAAAGATTGTGTT TATAATTCCTGCTGTATTGTTCTACCAAAGCACGTTCAAAAGGCTAGTGATTTGTTGACAGAGGTAGATAAAATATGGAACGGGATTGAGACAAGGCGACAAATGTTTTACTTTGTCGCTCAAGCAAAAATTGAAGAACTAGAAAATCCCCCAGAAGAAATCGACCAAGCTTTAGAATATATAGATATGGCGACTGAAATAGCAAGGAAGGGTAACTTTGGAGAATCTAAATTCATTAATGAGTACGCGGAATCTCTCAGAATCATACAAAGTAAATACAGCAGAGATGATTCTAATGATGAAGTTCATGGTAAAATATTGGTACGGTCAGCTGTGGAACATGAAGAAAAGAGTGACGAACATCCAAACAACAACACTGTTACAAAACGTGTGTGTGGTGATAAAAGAAATACACAAGAACAGTACGTGTTGAAAACGTCAGCAACTCAGAAGCTTTTGATCGGTGAAGTTGACATAACATTGGAACAAGAACAGCTAGTACTTAGACCTTATCTCGAACAATTGAATCCTCATACCAGATTGAAACATATATTAAGGGACGAAGAAAGCGAATCTCCATCCATCATGGATATCCCTTATCATACGACTCAGGACAACAGTTTATTGAACAATACAGCAATTAATCTACATTTAAATGGGGTTTTATGCCATGGCTTGGTTGCTGAGAGGTTTGAATCTCTGATGAACAGTAAAGATCTTGACACTTTTTATACTGAAACCGATTTTTCTTCTGTTATTAATTTACATAGACCAATTATTTAG